In one Bacillus thuringiensis genomic region, the following are encoded:
- a CDS encoding monovalent cation:proton antiporter family protein produces MEHHTSVLSLMVVVAIAFFVPLLLQRFKLKALPVVVAEIIAGIFVGKSGFNIIEPDIWLQVLSTLGFIFLMFLSGLEIDFSIFKQKGKKNTTNEPNTFQAASIIFLFIFILSYALSLLFVWLGFVDNAMFMTLIISTISLGVVVPTLKENNLGKTAIGQIILLVAVIADLVTMILLAVFVGLNSESGQSMWLLLILFGAGIIIYFIAKRFKNIPYLDSLKAGSVQIDTRAVFALILILVGLSESVGAENILGAFLAGVLVSLLSPNEDMVEKLDSIGYGFFIPIFFVMVGVNLEVWSIFKEPSSMLMIPILIVGLFISKLLPSLVLRKWYPRNIVLGSAILLTSTLSLVIAAAQIGEKLGIISPSLSASLILSAVITCIFAPILFKKMFPKVETPKPKVAIIGASRITLPLSLDLKREDYDVTLYMMRQNKINDEEAKSHDFPIVKLDDITIASLTEQTAFDADRVVVATSDDEQNLLLAEHAKELGVEHVIASVEDPLLQEKATQEHIAVFSTINSTRILLRALIDKPSLVRLITTANETVREVELRSNKYNGVALRRLPFLGDVLVIQIYRGNKALIPHGDTRLQHGDTLLVTGSKEHIDTLKNILE; encoded by the coding sequence ATGGAACATCATACTTCTGTTCTATCACTTATGGTTGTCGTTGCAATCGCGTTTTTCGTTCCCCTTTTGTTACAACGCTTTAAATTAAAAGCACTTCCTGTGGTCGTTGCAGAAATTATTGCAGGAATCTTTGTAGGTAAAAGTGGGTTTAATATTATTGAGCCAGATATATGGCTTCAAGTTTTATCAACATTAGGATTTATCTTCCTCATGTTCTTAAGCGGTTTAGAAATTGATTTTTCTATCTTTAAACAAAAAGGGAAAAAGAATACGACAAACGAACCAAATACATTTCAAGCAGCAAGCATTATCTTCTTATTTATTTTCATCTTATCTTATGCCCTATCATTACTATTCGTATGGCTAGGATTCGTAGATAATGCAATGTTCATGACTTTAATTATTTCAACTATTTCTTTAGGTGTTGTTGTACCAACATTAAAAGAGAACAACCTAGGAAAAACTGCAATCGGACAAATCATTTTATTAGTTGCTGTTATTGCAGATTTAGTTACAATGATTTTACTCGCTGTTTTCGTCGGATTAAATTCCGAAAGCGGCCAAAGTATGTGGCTCTTACTTATTCTATTCGGTGCCGGTATTATCATTTACTTTATTGCAAAACGCTTTAAAAACATTCCATACTTAGATAGTTTAAAAGCTGGTAGTGTACAAATTGATACACGAGCTGTTTTTGCACTCATTTTAATCTTAGTTGGGTTATCGGAATCTGTTGGAGCAGAAAATATTTTAGGAGCCTTCTTAGCAGGTGTACTTGTATCGTTATTATCACCAAATGAAGATATGGTGGAAAAACTTGATTCTATCGGCTATGGTTTCTTCATCCCTATTTTCTTCGTAATGGTTGGTGTAAATCTAGAGGTGTGGTCTATTTTCAAAGAACCTTCTAGCATGCTAATGATCCCAATCTTAATTGTAGGACTCTTTATTTCGAAACTCTTACCATCACTCGTCTTAAGAAAATGGTATCCACGTAATATCGTACTTGGAAGTGCAATTTTATTAACATCGACACTTTCTTTAGTTATTGCGGCTGCACAAATTGGTGAAAAACTGGGGATTATCAGTCCAAGTTTATCTGCCTCTCTTATTTTAAGCGCAGTTATTACTTGTATTTTTGCACCTATATTGTTTAAAAAAATGTTCCCAAAAGTAGAAACACCAAAACCAAAAGTAGCTATTATTGGCGCGAGCAGAATTACCCTTCCGTTATCACTAGATTTAAAACGAGAAGATTATGACGTAACGCTATATATGATGCGGCAAAACAAAATAAATGATGAAGAAGCGAAATCACACGACTTTCCTATCGTGAAATTAGATGATATTACAATCGCATCATTAACTGAACAAACAGCATTTGATGCAGATCGCGTCGTTGTTGCAACAAGCGATGATGAACAAAACTTATTATTGGCAGAACATGCAAAAGAGCTAGGTGTTGAACATGTTATTGCAAGTGTAGAAGATCCACTTCTACAAGAAAAAGCAACGCAAGAACATATCGCTGTATTCTCAACAATTAACTCTACACGTATTTTATTACGTGCACTTATTGATAAACCTAGTCTCGTTCGCTTAATTACAACAGCAAACGAAACAGTACGTGAAGTTGAACTGCGCAGCAATAAATATAACGGCGTTGCGCTTCGCCGCCTCCCGTTTTTAGGTGATGTACTTGTCATTCAAATCTACCGCGGTAACAAAGCATTAATACCACATGGTGATACAAGACTACAACACGGTGACACATTACTTGTAACAGGTTCAAAAGAACATATCGATACACTAAAAAACATATTAGAGTAA
- a CDS encoding GNAT family N-acetyltransferase, whose protein sequence is MIIVKNIEGSETYVLRQKILRPNQTLADCKYPSDYETDTFHLGAFINDELISIASFSKEIYPDLPAGIHYRLRGMATLPEFRNNHAGSSLIQNAEQILQERQANMLWCNGRITVADYYKRLGFQEHGEIFEIEPIGLHKVLYKKI, encoded by the coding sequence ATGATTATCGTGAAAAATATTGAGGGATCTGAAACTTACGTATTACGTCAAAAAATTTTACGCCCCAATCAAACATTAGCAGATTGTAAATATCCTTCCGATTATGAAACAGACACCTTCCACTTAGGCGCATTTATAAACGATGAACTAATTAGTATCGCTTCCTTCTCAAAAGAAATATATCCTGACCTACCAGCCGGTATTCATTATCGTCTACGAGGAATGGCCACATTACCTGAGTTTCGAAACAACCACGCTGGAAGCTCCTTAATTCAGAATGCAGAACAAATCTTACAAGAGCGTCAAGCAAATATGTTATGGTGTAATGGCCGAATTACTGTAGCTGACTATTACAAGCGCTTAGGCTTTCAGGAACATGGTGAAATTTTTGAAATTGAACCAATTGGCCTTCATAAAGTTTTGTATAAAAAGATATAA
- a CDS encoding amino acid permease → MQHANKSGTLNRGLKERHITLMSLGSAIGVGLFLGSASAIKLAGPSILLGYMIAGLVIFFIMRALGEMAIEQPVAGSFSKYAYDYIGPLAGYITGWNYWFLWVVTCMAEITAAGIYMQYWFPDIPRWTWALLALLLMSAFNFLSVKVFGELEFWFALIKIVTIICMIVVGAGIILFGFGNGGIATGISNLWSHGGWFPNGFSGLLLSMQMVLFAYLGVELIGVTAGEAQNPKKTLAKAIDNVFWRILLFYVGALFVMMAIYPWNELGEKGSPFVLTFQQIGIAKAAGIINFVVLTAALSSCNGGLFSTGRMLYTLAQQKKAPERFGRLNKNGIPSQGIVATAIVLLIGVILNYLVPAKVFTWLTSISTFGAIWTWGIILVAQIKFRKSLPTQNKQKLSYKMPLYPLSSYFSLIFLVLVLGIMAYSEDTRIALIVGPIWLIGLAIVYYMKGFHKIDETPNSKIS, encoded by the coding sequence ATGCAGCACGCAAACAAATCTGGAACTTTAAATCGTGGTTTAAAAGAACGACATATTACTTTAATGTCACTTGGCTCAGCTATTGGCGTTGGGCTATTTTTAGGATCCGCTTCCGCCATTAAACTAGCCGGTCCTTCTATTTTACTAGGCTATATGATTGCCGGACTCGTTATTTTTTTCATTATGCGAGCGCTTGGGGAAATGGCAATTGAACAACCTGTTGCCGGTTCTTTTAGTAAATATGCATATGATTATATTGGACCACTCGCTGGCTATATTACTGGTTGGAATTACTGGTTCTTATGGGTTGTTACTTGTATGGCTGAAATTACAGCAGCTGGTATTTACATGCAGTACTGGTTCCCAGATATTCCGCGCTGGACTTGGGCGTTACTTGCTCTATTATTAATGAGCGCTTTTAACTTCTTATCGGTAAAAGTATTTGGAGAACTTGAGTTTTGGTTTGCTCTCATTAAAATTGTCACAATTATCTGTATGATAGTAGTCGGAGCTGGTATTATTTTATTCGGATTCGGAAACGGTGGTATCGCTACTGGTATTTCAAACCTTTGGTCACATGGTGGCTGGTTCCCAAATGGATTTTCTGGATTACTACTCTCCATGCAGATGGTACTATTCGCTTATTTAGGCGTTGAATTAATCGGTGTTACAGCTGGTGAGGCTCAAAATCCGAAGAAAACACTCGCAAAGGCAATCGATAACGTATTTTGGAGAATTCTACTCTTTTACGTTGGGGCATTATTCGTTATGATGGCAATTTATCCATGGAATGAACTTGGTGAGAAAGGCAGTCCATTCGTATTAACATTCCAGCAAATTGGTATCGCAAAAGCAGCAGGTATTATTAATTTTGTCGTATTAACAGCAGCTCTTTCTTCTTGTAATGGTGGTTTATTTAGTACAGGCCGTATGCTATATACATTAGCTCAGCAGAAAAAAGCTCCTGAAAGATTTGGTCGTTTAAATAAAAATGGCATTCCAAGCCAAGGAATTGTAGCAACTGCTATCGTTTTACTCATTGGTGTTATATTAAACTATCTCGTACCTGCAAAGGTATTTACATGGCTTACTAGCATTTCAACTTTCGGCGCAATTTGGACTTGGGGAATTATATTAGTTGCTCAAATTAAATTCCGTAAAAGCTTGCCTACTCAAAATAAACAAAAGTTATCGTATAAAATGCCTTTATACCCATTAAGCTCATATTTCTCACTCATTTTCCTTGTATTAGTATTAGGTATAATGGCGTATTCAGAAGATACACGAATCGCATTGATTGTCGGCCCAATTTGGCTTATCGGCTTAGCAATTGTATATTACATGAAAGGGTTTCATAAGATTGATGAAACACCTAACTCAAAAATTAGTTAA
- a CDS encoding DUF2339 domain-containing protein, which yields MKKDLDKKIEALETAIETIQEALAELKVKQREIEVENAQQHASKDKKEYIETVMEEKPKEEIVKIKEPLQEREVKQVDISAFKPEPFNIIKFCQTWLPRVFVGIMLLGVIWLFKAGVDAGLLTPAIRIVFGIVLSIGLYYIGDIQIKRERQALGLVLAGGSITGIVLTTFAAHYLYGFIPASVAFLCNIAWVILGIYLAKRYQSEYLTIFVAVGAFFVPFLLNSTTPNPYIFFGYETVLTLSLLWYALKNRYKYLYMISYAVAAIVLFVFFAVMSMLVENLQIQLTIVYGLIHLLLFWHMFTERSFILEPRLAIFSANAVFFILAISKIPDFTTWGLIISALVHAIMFVFEYRKNRHSTFTNLLFGFAMGAFSLAILYEYSLVNAAIVLLLQGFLGMVTSIKVKQQIKLYVSATVYAIGMIQTIFSPFDQFISAGFVAHLILIGTFYYCMREAKEVLASFGKYMYSIVLYWFMIIVFITITRIGEVLSTDGSVISVSVSLLWMVYALFAVWFGRNRNMNEILYAGLVVLVVTVGKLFLLDLPEVSMMIRAVLFLIVGSIGIVISRMFFSKEEK from the coding sequence ATGAAGAAGGATTTGGATAAGAAAATAGAAGCACTCGAAACAGCAATTGAAACAATTCAAGAAGCACTTGCTGAATTAAAAGTGAAGCAAAGGGAAATAGAAGTAGAAAACGCTCAGCAACATGCTAGTAAGGATAAGAAAGAATATATTGAAACGGTAATGGAGGAAAAGCCAAAAGAAGAAATAGTTAAGATAAAAGAGCCTTTGCAAGAACGTGAGGTAAAACAAGTAGATATATCTGCTTTTAAACCAGAGCCATTTAATATTATTAAGTTTTGTCAAACATGGTTACCGCGTGTATTTGTCGGTATTATGTTGCTTGGAGTGATCTGGTTATTTAAAGCAGGGGTAGATGCTGGCTTATTAACACCAGCGATACGAATTGTGTTTGGTATCGTATTATCTATCGGATTGTATTATATAGGAGATATTCAAATTAAAAGAGAGCGGCAGGCGTTAGGGTTAGTATTAGCTGGAGGAAGTATTACCGGGATTGTTCTAACAACGTTTGCAGCACATTATTTATATGGATTTATTCCGGCAAGTGTCGCGTTTCTCTGTAATATTGCATGGGTTATTTTAGGTATTTATTTAGCGAAAAGATATCAATCGGAATATCTCACTATTTTCGTAGCGGTCGGAGCGTTCTTCGTACCATTCTTGTTAAATAGTACGACTCCTAATCCTTATATTTTCTTTGGATATGAGACAGTATTAACACTTAGTTTATTATGGTATGCGTTGAAAAATCGTTATAAATACTTATATATGATTTCTTACGCTGTTGCTGCCATTGTCCTTTTCGTTTTCTTTGCTGTTATGTCAATGTTAGTAGAGAACTTGCAAATACAGTTAACGATTGTATATGGTTTGATTCATTTACTATTATTTTGGCATATGTTTACGGAGAGAAGTTTTATACTAGAACCACGTTTGGCAATATTTAGTGCGAATGCAGTGTTCTTTATACTAGCTATTTCAAAAATACCTGATTTTACAACATGGGGATTAATTATTAGTGCACTCGTGCATGCCATTATGTTCGTATTTGAATATAGGAAAAATAGACATTCTACATTTACAAATCTCTTATTTGGTTTCGCAATGGGAGCATTTAGTTTAGCAATTTTATATGAGTATAGTTTAGTGAATGCAGCGATTGTACTATTGTTACAAGGTTTCCTCGGCATGGTCACTTCTATTAAAGTAAAACAACAGATAAAGTTGTATGTTAGTGCGACGGTTTACGCAATTGGAATGATACAGACTATTTTTAGCCCGTTTGATCAATTTATTTCGGCAGGCTTTGTTGCTCATCTTATTTTAATAGGAACGTTCTATTATTGCATGAGAGAAGCGAAAGAAGTATTAGCGAGCTTCGGCAAATATATGTATTCTATAGTGCTCTATTGGTTTATGATAATTGTATTTATTACAATTACGAGAATCGGTGAAGTTTTATCTACAGATGGAAGCGTAATTAGTGTATCAGTATCGTTATTATGGATGGTATATGCATTATTTGCAGTTTGGTTTGGAAGAAATAGAAATATGAATGAAATATTATATGCTGGTTTAGTCGTTTTAGTCGTAACGGTAGGGAAGTTATTCTTACTTGACTTACCAGAGGTATCGATGATGATTAGGGCAGTGTTATTCCTAATCGTCGGTAGTATAGGTATCGTTATTTCAAGAATGTTTTTCTCGAAGGAAGAGAAGTGA
- a CDS encoding DUF4022 family protein, producing the protein MLLSHIMRMDHIMSIVTLALLLLAEILIAIILIGVSIEICSYGWKKSNGIKYSCLLLSLLLGTASILGLLAAPAYFFIQLTEKAL; encoded by the coding sequence ATGTTACTATCACATATTATGAGGATGGATCACATTATGTCTATTGTAACTTTAGCTCTTTTATTATTAGCAGAAATACTCATTGCCATTATTCTCATCGGTGTTAGTATTGAGATTTGTAGTTACGGATGGAAAAAATCGAATGGAATAAAATATTCTTGCCTCCTACTTTCACTCCTTCTCGGAACTGCTAGCATACTCGGACTTCTCGCCGCACCTGCTTATTTCTTTATACAATTAACAGAAAAAGCCTTATAA
- a CDS encoding NCS2 family permease, whose product MFQLQKYNTSVKQEFLAGITTFFTFAYILVINPKILSDAGVPFDQAFTATIIATVVGTVGMAIFANYPIVIAPAMGMNAYFAYSVVQKAEGITYVVAFSAVFVTGIIFLLLSFTSFRQKLILAIPDSLKHAIAGGIGLFIAFIGLRLSGIIVDHPSNLVTIGDFHSPAVILTLIGLILAAVLMALRVSGALFISMIVTGIIAFFTGQLKFADKIVAMPHLPEGIIVSNPINAFSDVIEYGLYGVVFSFLLVLLFDTTGALLGLIKQAGLITDNTEKRFGKAFIADAIGGTTGSIFGTSPTAATIESSAGIAAGGKTGLTGIVVVGLTIITAFFSPVIASLSSVAAITAPSLIIVGSLMAQSIRDINWNGFEDALPAFLIFIGIPLTSSIANGIAIGFLVYPVLKIVKGKGMEVHPLLYLFAFLFGCHLFL is encoded by the coding sequence ATGTTTCAATTACAAAAATATAACACTTCTGTGAAGCAAGAGTTTTTAGCTGGCATCACAACTTTTTTTACATTTGCGTATATTCTTGTCATCAATCCAAAAATATTATCTGATGCAGGTGTACCGTTTGACCAAGCGTTTACAGCAACAATTATTGCCACTGTTGTTGGAACAGTAGGTATGGCGATTTTCGCGAATTACCCGATTGTTATTGCTCCAGCTATGGGAATGAATGCATATTTTGCTTATTCTGTTGTACAGAAGGCAGAAGGGATTACATATGTAGTTGCCTTTTCAGCTGTATTTGTAACGGGAATTATTTTTCTTTTATTATCTTTTACTTCGTTTAGGCAAAAGTTAATTTTAGCAATTCCTGATAGTTTAAAGCATGCAATTGCAGGTGGAATTGGACTATTTATTGCTTTTATTGGATTACGCCTTTCTGGAATTATCGTGGATCATCCGTCTAATTTAGTTACGATTGGTGATTTTCATTCTCCAGCTGTTATTTTAACTTTAATTGGTTTAATCTTAGCGGCGGTATTAATGGCATTACGTGTGAGCGGTGCATTATTTATTAGTATGATTGTGACAGGAATTATTGCCTTCTTTACAGGGCAATTGAAGTTTGCTGATAAAATTGTGGCGATGCCTCATTTACCAGAGGGTATTATCGTTTCAAACCCAATCAATGCCTTTTCTGATGTAATTGAATACGGATTATACGGCGTTGTATTTTCATTTTTACTTGTACTGTTATTCGATACAACAGGTGCATTACTCGGTTTAATTAAACAAGCAGGTTTAATTACAGACAATACAGAGAAGCGTTTTGGTAAAGCATTTATTGCAGATGCAATTGGCGGGACTACAGGTTCTATCTTTGGAACAAGCCCAACAGCAGCGACCATTGAATCGTCAGCAGGTATTGCTGCAGGTGGTAAAACTGGATTAACAGGGATTGTAGTTGTTGGTCTAACAATTATAACGGCATTTTTCAGTCCTGTTATTGCTTCTTTATCAAGTGTAGCTGCTATTACAGCTCCTTCATTAATTATAGTAGGTAGTTTAATGGCACAAAGCATTCGAGATATTAATTGGAATGGATTTGAAGATGCGTTACCAGCATTTTTGATCTTTATAGGTATTCCGTTAACATCTAGTATTGCAAATGGAATCGCAATTGGATTTTTAGTATATCCAGTCTTGAAAATTGTGAAGGGTAAAGGGATGGAAGTACATCCATTACTATACCTATTTGCATTCTTATTTGGATGTCATTTATTCTTATAA
- the qoxB gene encoding cytochrome aa3 quinol oxidase subunit I has product MKLDEFFVTGDPIIYGADASIVLVTLAIIFVLTKYKKWKWLWDEWLTTVDHKKIGAMYIISAVIMLFRGGMDGLMIRAQLTFPETTYLNAEHYNGIFTTHGTVMILFMAMPFVMGLMNLVVPLQIGARDVAYPFLNALSFWLFFVGAMLFNIAFVIGGSPDAGWTSYFPMAGTEFTSGVGNNYYAIALQISGLGTLMTGINFLVTILKMRTPGMTLMRMPMFTWSILITTIIIIFAFPVLTVALALMTFDRLFDAHFFTMASGGMPMLWANLFWVWGHPEVYIVILPAFGIFSEIISTFSRKRLFGYSAMVYSMVAISLLSFVVWLHHFFTMGAGPAVNSFFSISTMAISIPTGVKIFNWLFTLYKGRIRFTVPMLWSLAFIPNFVVGGVTGVMLGMAAADYQYHNSYFLIAHFHYVLIAGTVFAMLAGFTFWYPKMTGHMLNERLGKWTFWIFMSGFNICFFPMYFLGLDGMTRRMYTYSESLGWGWLNQIASVGAVMMGIGFLLLCYNVIWSARHGERDTTGDPWDGRTLEWATQSPVQHYNFAKLPEIKEADAFWYMKKRGETVTPAEEDIKPIHMPSNSGVPIIASGFFGLAGFALVFSWFWLAAIGGIGILACLIYRSFDYDEGYYISVDEIKKSEHVA; this is encoded by the coding sequence GTGAAGCTTGATGAATTCTTTGTCACAGGTGACCCGATTATTTACGGTGCAGACGCTTCTATCGTTCTTGTGACATTAGCAATCATTTTCGTACTAACAAAGTATAAAAAATGGAAATGGCTTTGGGACGAATGGTTGACAACTGTTGACCATAAAAAAATCGGAGCTATGTATATTATTTCTGCGGTTATCATGTTATTCCGTGGTGGTATGGATGGTTTAATGATCCGTGCACAGTTAACATTCCCAGAAACAACTTATTTAAACGCTGAACACTATAACGGGATCTTTACAACACACGGTACAGTAATGATTCTTTTCATGGCAATGCCATTCGTTATGGGATTAATGAACCTTGTAGTACCATTACAAATTGGTGCTCGTGACGTTGCATATCCGTTCTTAAATGCTTTAAGTTTCTGGTTATTCTTTGTCGGAGCAATGTTATTCAACATCGCTTTCGTAATCGGTGGTTCTCCAGACGCTGGGTGGACTTCTTACTTCCCAATGGCAGGTACAGAGTTTACTTCTGGTGTAGGAAATAACTACTACGCAATTGCATTACAGATTTCAGGTCTCGGTACGTTAATGACAGGTATTAACTTCCTTGTTACTATCTTAAAAATGCGTACACCTGGTATGACTTTAATGAGAATGCCAATGTTTACTTGGTCAATCTTAATTACAACAATTATCATTATTTTCGCTTTCCCAGTATTAACAGTTGCTCTTGCATTAATGACATTTGACCGTCTATTCGATGCTCACTTCTTTACGATGGCGAGCGGCGGTATGCCAATGTTATGGGCCAACCTATTCTGGGTATGGGGTCACCCTGAAGTATATATCGTTATTTTACCGGCATTCGGTATTTTCTCTGAAATCATTAGTACATTCTCACGTAAGCGTCTATTCGGTTACAGTGCGATGGTATACTCAATGGTTGCAATTTCTTTACTAAGTTTCGTCGTATGGCTTCACCACTTCTTCACGATGGGTGCAGGTCCAGCGGTTAACTCATTCTTCTCGATTTCGACAATGGCGATTTCGATTCCAACCGGTGTTAAGATCTTTAACTGGTTGTTTACGCTGTATAAAGGACGTATTCGTTTTACAGTTCCAATGCTTTGGTCATTGGCATTTATTCCAAACTTCGTAGTCGGTGGGGTTACAGGGGTTATGCTTGGTATGGCAGCAGCTGATTATCAGTACCATAACAGCTACTTCTTAATTGCTCACTTCCACTACGTATTAATCGCAGGTACAGTATTCGCTATGCTTGCTGGATTTACATTCTGGTATCCAAAAATGACTGGTCATATGTTAAATGAACGCCTAGGTAAATGGACATTCTGGATCTTTATGAGCGGATTCAACATCTGTTTCTTCCCAATGTACTTCTTAGGTTTAGATGGTATGACTCGTCGTATGTACACTTACTCTGAAAGTCTTGGATGGGGATGGCTAAACCAAATCGCATCTGTTGGTGCGGTAATGATGGGTATTGGTTTCCTACTTCTTTGTTACAACGTAATTTGGAGTGCTCGTCACGGTGAACGTGACACAACTGGAGATCCATGGGATGGCCGTACACTTGAATGGGCTACTCAATCTCCTGTACAACATTACAACTTCGCGAAACTTCCTGAAATTAAAGAAGCTGATGCTTTCTGGTACATGAAGAAGCGCGGGGAAACAGTTACACCAGCAGAAGAAGACATCAAACCAATTCACATGCCAAGTAACTCTGGTGTGCCTATTATTGCGTCTGGATTCTTCGGTCTTGCAGGTTTCGCATTAGTATTTAGCTGGTTCTGGCTTGCAGCAATCGGCGGCATTGGTATTTTAGCTTGCTTAATCTATCGTTCATTCGATTACGATGAAGGTTACTATATTAGTGTTGATGAAATTAAAAAATCAGAACATGTAGCATGA
- the qoxC gene encoding cytochrome aa3 quinol oxidase subunit III, with product MAALDKSLPLEYQSEQSRLNILGFWIFLGAEIMLFATLFASYLVLAGRTADGPTPAQLFELKTLLIQTLLLLTSSFTCGIVIHEMRKHNQKAMLGWFVLTLLLGAGFLFFEIEEFIMYIGEGATIQTSAFLSGFFVLLGTHGAHVTGGIIWAICVIIQILKRGLTPVTARKVFIISLYWHFLDLVWVFIYTLVYLNGMVA from the coding sequence ATGGCGGCTTTAGATAAAAGCTTACCTTTGGAATATCAATCCGAACAAAGCAGATTGAATATCCTAGGATTCTGGATTTTTCTTGGGGCTGAAATTATGCTGTTCGCAACACTTTTCGCCTCTTATCTAGTACTTGCTGGTCGTACGGCAGATGGTCCAACACCAGCACAACTGTTTGAACTTAAAACGCTTTTAATTCAAACATTACTACTTTTAACAAGTAGTTTCACATGTGGTATCGTGATTCACGAAATGCGTAAGCACAACCAAAAAGCGATGCTTGGATGGTTCGTCCTTACATTACTTTTAGGTGCAGGCTTCCTATTCTTCGAGATTGAAGAGTTCATTATGTATATTGGTGAAGGCGCAACAATTCAAACAAGTGCTTTCCTATCTGGATTCTTCGTTCTTCTTGGAACGCACGGAGCCCACGTAACAGGCGGTATCATTTGGGCAATTTGTGTTATTATCCAAATTTTAAAACGAGGTTTAACACCAGTTACAGCTCGTAAAGTATTTATTATCAGCTTATACTGGCATTTCCTTGATCTAGTTTGGGTCTTTATTTACACACTAGTTTACTTGAACGGGATGGTGGCGTAA
- a CDS encoding helix-turn-helix transcriptional regulator, producing MAVSKIKVARVQLDLTQQQLAEKVGVTRQTISLIEKGKYNPSLDLCLKICYAVDKTLNDLFWEEKEW from the coding sequence ATGGCTGTAAGTAAAATAAAAGTCGCGCGTGTTCAGTTAGATTTAACACAGCAACAATTAGCAGAAAAAGTAGGCGTTACAAGGCAAACGATTAGTTTAATTGAGAAGGGGAAATACAATCCATCTTTAGATTTATGTTTAAAAATTTGTTATGCAGTAGATAAAACGTTGAATGATTTGTTTTGGGAGGAAAAGGAGTGGTAG
- the qoxD gene encoding cytochrome aa3 quinol oxidase subunit IV: MSQNNNQANGHAHSGFPWSHVFGFILSLALTFLALYVALYTNLPLSTILTTIIIMAVAQALLQLIMFMHLKEGEGRVQILTMIYSFFVATATVGLTVWIFFSM; the protein is encoded by the coding sequence ATGAGTCAAAATAACAATCAAGCAAACGGGCATGCGCATAGCGGATTCCCTTGGTCACACGTTTTCGGATTTATTTTATCGCTTGCACTAACGTTTCTAGCTCTATACGTGGCACTTTACACAAACCTGCCACTATCAACGATCTTAACTACCATTATCATAATGGCTGTTGCGCAAGCGTTGTTACAATTAATTATGTTCATGCATTTAAAAGAAGGAGAAGGAAGAGTTCAAATTCTTACTATGATCTACAGTTTCTTCGTTGCAACCGCAACTGTTGGTTTAACTGTATGGATCTTCTTCTCAATGTAA